A stretch of Chroicocephalus ridibundus chromosome 24, bChrRid1.1, whole genome shotgun sequence DNA encodes these proteins:
- the GLI1 gene encoding zinc finger protein GLI1 isoform X2, producing the protein MFNPVSAPAAGYAEHCCLRPPHGPAPAAPGPQGLDFPLCQQSNLMSSPRGYGLVPGAEHPGSGDGSRFSTPRGAGKLGKKRALSISPLSDSSIDLQTVIRTSPNSLVAFINSRCASAGGSYGHLSISTISPSVGYQSPPRQQKGQGHLYSHTPPPPPCSSHEHPSTRPGLLHHAPARGTLKHCQLKLEWSLSSPLTVRYPEERSECDISSPASTGTQDPLLGMLDVREDLEKEDGKPESETVYETNCYWDGCAKEFDTQEQLVHHINNEHIHGEKKEFVCHWAACSREQRPFKAQYMLVVHMRRHTGEKPHKCTFEGCNKAYSRLENLKTHLRSHTGEKPYVCEHEGCNKAFSNASDRAKHQNRTHSNEKPYVCKIPGCTKRYTDPSSLRKHVKTVHGPDAHVTKKHRGDVVPGRALPTPSGPPDMKQEKDTNGPTEARKDDGKLLVPDLALKPQPSPGGQSSCSSDHSPLGSTTNNDSGVEMAGNAGGSYEDLSTLEDVVPGEPMGTSGLMALHKLENLRIDKLKQMRKPSATNSLNLPAIPGAGLPGEVPGVSVPPPAASHRRVAELSAAEMGMPLNERRSSATSTVSSAYTVSRRSSLVSPYLAGPCLGGEAGALPGGAGLADGYDPISPDASRRSSDASHCGGLPGVGSLTLAQRYRLKAKYAAATGGPPPTPLPSRERVGMGGPSSLPGDHLGPAEPCYLANGLLRRHSSNDYPGYAGSVPPHLVPRNGVRRASDPARTTANPHAVPKVHRFKSMGNVNVPGVGRTALQPLGGSDANLQRHVFSPRPPSISENVFLESVSIEGPGPGTDSGLLEMEQYLNYPEESFPCQGTGVELQCEGLYGSTHRTTGGMQLNPGGHGDMEEGLLQSEFSLPQCQMNQHFTSMHAGNRTMPAAWDEPLQGNLEMSSGQPSVSASAAAMSGPHCHHQSTEYPLPSSCGQQPKLVSSCQDSGFSGRHRLNRLQIKSEQRYPAPAPALAPCQNTKLAGPVQPPASFGQAVNVGPGGYQAEEQAPVGYVGMLSPGGRRAQTPTTQTKEVMVRSYVQAQQALMWGDQLASKGGEAGMGPGSEPGQCQAMQAPLYLSPKYSGYQAKPDHLQGLAETPHLLNAPCFNPEMVPHPPGGPKPPGHQNSLNYAGNLPPPSHSYEGVEASSRRVLRLPPARPTPEGPGNALLYYPGQGTHLQVGKGGQKLLGQTAASCGGPGHYGGSLEGLKGSSYYYPDSGERVANSLDSLDLENTHLDFAAIVEDAETAALPGPPSPAGGLLLPASGGANMAVGDMSSMLSTLAGESHFLNSLC; encoded by the exons gCTCACGGTTCTCAACGCCCCGTGGTGCAGGCAAACTGGGCAAGAAGCGGGCCCTGTCCATCTCACCCCTGTCAGACTCTAGCATTGACCTGCAGACGGTAATCCGCACCTCACCCAACTCCCTCGTTGCATTCATCAACTCCCGCTGCGCCTCTGCCGGTGGCTCCTATGGCCACCTCTCCATCAGCACCATCAG TCCATCGGTGGGGTACCAGAGTCCACCGCGTCAGCAGAAGGGCCAAGGCCACCTGTACAgccacacccccccaccaccaccatgtaGTTCCCACGAACACCCGTCCACCCGCCCGGGGCTCCTGCACCATGCCCCAGCTCGTGGGACCCTCAAACACTGCCAG CTAAAGTTGGAGTGGAGCCTGAGCAGCCCTCTGACTGTCAGATACCCAGAGGAGAGATCCGAATGTGACATCTCCAGTCCAGCTTCCACAGGCACCCAG GACCCCTTGCTGGGGATGCTCGATGTTCGTGAAGATCTGGAGAAGGAAGACGGGAAACCTGAGTCTGAGACTGTGTATGAAACCAATTGCTACTGGGACGGCTGTGCCAAGGAGTTCGATACGCAGGAGCAGCTGGTGCAT CACATCAACAACGAGCATATCCATGGGGAGAAGAAGGAGTTTGTGTGCCACTGGGCAGCGTGTTCCCGGGAGCAGAGGCCATTCAAGGCTCAGTACATGTTGGTGGTCCACATGCGACGTCACACAGGCGAGAAACCTCACAAATGCACG TTCGAGGGCTGTAACAAGGCCTACTCACGCCTGGAGAACCTCAAGACGCATCTACGCTCACACACGGGTGAAAAACCCTACGTGTGTGAACACGAGGGTTGCAACAAGGCCTTCTCCAATGCTTCTGACCGGGCCAAGCATCAAAACCGTACCCACTCCAATGAG aaGCCCTACGTGTGCAAGATTCCAGGCTGCACGAAGCGCTACACAGACCCCAGTTCCCTGCGCAAACATGTGAAGACGGTGCATGGTCCCGATGCCCATGTCACCAAGAAGCACCGAGGGGATGTCGTGCCAGGCCGTGCACTTCCCACCCCCAGTGGGCCCCCGGACATGAAGCAGGAGAAAGACACAAATGGCCCCACGGAGGCCAGGAAGGACGATGGCAAACTCTTGGTGCCTGACTTGGCCTTG AAgccgcagcccagcccaggcgGGCAGTCCTCCTGCAGCAGCGACCACTCCCCGCTCGGCAGCACCACTAACAACGACAGTGGGGTGGAGATGGCGGGCAACGCGGGTGGGAGCTACGAGGATCTGTCCACACTGGAGGATGTGGTGCCCGGTGAGCCCATGGGTACCTCAGGGCTCATGGCCCTCCACAAGCTAGAAAATCTTCGGATTGACAAACTGAAGCAGATGAGGAAGCCATCAGCTACCAACAGCCTGAATTTGCCAGCCATCCCTGGAGCCG gcCTGCCTGGGGAGGTGCCCGGCGTCTCCGTGCCACCACCGGCTGCCTCGCACCGGCGCGTTGCAGAGCTGtcagcagcagagatgggcaTGCCGCTGAACGAGCGCCGGAGCAGCGCCACCAGTACCGTAAGCTCAGCCTACACGGTGAGCCGGCGCTCGTCCCTGGTGTCCCCGTACCTGGCTGGGCCATGTCTGGGCGGCGAGGCAGGGGCACTGCCCGGCGGGGCAGGCCTGGCAGACGGCTATGACCCCATCTCTCCGGACGCGTCACGACGCTCCAGCGATGCCAGCCACTGCGGGGGGCTGCCGGGTGTGGGCAGCCTTACCCTGGCCCAGCGCTACCGCCTCAAGGCCAAATACGCTGCAGCCACAGGTGGCCCCCCTCCAACCCCGCTGCCCAGCAGGGAGCGGGTGGGCATGGGTGGCCCCAGCAGCTTACCTGGGGACCACCTTGGGCCAGCTGAACCCTGCTACCTTGCAAACGGTTTGCTGCGAAGGCACAGTTCCAATGACTACCCTGGCTACGCAGGCAGTGTTCCCCCTCACCTGGTGCCTCGGAATGGTGTGCGGCGGGCCAGCGACCCTGCCCGGACCACGGCCAACCCTCATGCTGTGCCCAAGGTGCATCGTTTTAAGAGCATGGGTAACGTGAATGTGCCAGGAGTGGGCAGAACTGCTCTGCAGCCCTTGGGTGGTTCTGATGCCAACCTTCAGCGCCACGTCTTCTCCCCACGCCCACCCAGCATCAGTGAAAACGTCTTCCTGGAGAGCGTGAGCATAGAGGGCCCTGGCCCAGGCACAGACTCTGGCTTGCTAGAGATGGAACAGTACTTGAACTACCCTGAGGAAAGCTTCCCATGCCAGGGGACAGGTGTGGAGCTCCAGTGCGAAGGCCTCTATGGCAGCACTCACCGGACCACGGGGGGTATGCAGCTGAACCCAGGAGGGCACGGGGACATGGAGGAGGGGTTGCTGCAGTCCGAATTCTCCCTGCCTCAGTGCCAGATGAACCAGCACTTCACAAGTATGCATGCCGGCAACAGGACCATGCCAGCTGCTTGGGATGAACCTCTCCAAGGCAATCTGGAAATGAGTTCTGGGCAGCCAAGTGTcagtgcctctgctgctgccatgtCTGGGCCACACTGTCACCATCAAAGTACTGAGTACCCACTACCCAGTTCTTGTGGGCAGCAACCCAAACTTGTGAGCTCGTGCCAGGACAGTGGATTTTCTGGGAGGCACCGGCTTAACCGACTACAGATCAAATCTGAGCAGCGTTACCCAGCACCTGCCCCAGCACTTGCTCCCTGCCAGAACACTAAGCTTGCTGGGCCCGTGCAGCCTCCTGCGTCATTTGGCCAAGCCGTGAATGTAGGGCCTGGTGGTTACCAGGCTGAGGAACAGGCGCCTGTCGGTTACGTGGGCATGTTGAGCCCGGGGGGTAGAAGAGCCCAGACCCCCACCACGCAGACCAAAGAAGTGATGGTCCGTAGCTACGTGCAGGCCCAGCAGGCTCTGATGTGGGGAGACCAGCTAGCATCCAAAGGAGGGGAGGCCGGCATGGGGCCGGGCAGTGAGCCTGGGCAGTGCCAAGCCATGCAAGCACCACTGTACCTCAGCCCCAAGTACTCTGGTTACCAGGCCAAACCCGATCACCTGCAGGGTCTGGCAGAGACCCCACACCTCCTAAATGCCCCATGCTTCAACCCAGAGATGGTGCCACACCCTCCTGGTGGCCCTAAGCCACCTGGTCACCAAAACAGTCTGAACTATGCGGGCAACCTGCCTCCGCCAAGTCATTCCTATGAGGGGGTGGAAGCCAGCTCCCGGCGTGTACTTCGCttgccccctgcccgccccacacCTGAGGGGCCCGGTAACGCCCTGCTGTATTACCCAGGCCAGGGCACACATCTACAGGTGGGCAAAGGTGGGCAGAAGCTGCTGGGCCAAACGGCAGCCAGCTGTGGGGGTCCCGGGCATTATGGTGGGAGCTTGGAAGGACTCAAAGGCAGTTCATATTACTACCCAGATTCAGGGGAGCGGGTGGCCAACAGCCTGGACTCCCTGGACCTGGAGAATACGCACCTTGACTTTGCTGCCATTGTGGAAGATGCAGAGACGGCTGCGCTGCCTGGGCCCCCGAGCCCGGCGGGgggcctcctcctgcctgcgtCTGGTGGTGCCAACATGGCTGTGGGCGACATGAGCTCCATGTTGAGCACTCTGGCAGGGGAGAGCCATTTCCTCAACTCCCTGTGCTAA
- the GLI1 gene encoding zinc finger protein GLI1 isoform X1, giving the protein MFNPVSAPAAGYAEHCCLRPPHGPAPAAPGPQGLDFPLCQQSNLMSSPRGYGLVPGAEHPGSGDGSRFSTPRGAGKLGKKRALSISPLSDSSIDLQTVIRTSPNSLVAFINSRCASAGGSYGHLSISTISPSVGYQSPPRQQKGQGHLYSHTPPPPPCSSHEHPSTRPGLLHHAPARGTLKHCQQLKLEWSLSSPLTVRYPEERSECDISSPASTGTQDPLLGMLDVREDLEKEDGKPESETVYETNCYWDGCAKEFDTQEQLVHHINNEHIHGEKKEFVCHWAACSREQRPFKAQYMLVVHMRRHTGEKPHKCTFEGCNKAYSRLENLKTHLRSHTGEKPYVCEHEGCNKAFSNASDRAKHQNRTHSNEKPYVCKIPGCTKRYTDPSSLRKHVKTVHGPDAHVTKKHRGDVVPGRALPTPSGPPDMKQEKDTNGPTEARKDDGKLLVPDLALKPQPSPGGQSSCSSDHSPLGSTTNNDSGVEMAGNAGGSYEDLSTLEDVVPGEPMGTSGLMALHKLENLRIDKLKQMRKPSATNSLNLPAIPGAGLPGEVPGVSVPPPAASHRRVAELSAAEMGMPLNERRSSATSTVSSAYTVSRRSSLVSPYLAGPCLGGEAGALPGGAGLADGYDPISPDASRRSSDASHCGGLPGVGSLTLAQRYRLKAKYAAATGGPPPTPLPSRERVGMGGPSSLPGDHLGPAEPCYLANGLLRRHSSNDYPGYAGSVPPHLVPRNGVRRASDPARTTANPHAVPKVHRFKSMGNVNVPGVGRTALQPLGGSDANLQRHVFSPRPPSISENVFLESVSIEGPGPGTDSGLLEMEQYLNYPEESFPCQGTGVELQCEGLYGSTHRTTGGMQLNPGGHGDMEEGLLQSEFSLPQCQMNQHFTSMHAGNRTMPAAWDEPLQGNLEMSSGQPSVSASAAAMSGPHCHHQSTEYPLPSSCGQQPKLVSSCQDSGFSGRHRLNRLQIKSEQRYPAPAPALAPCQNTKLAGPVQPPASFGQAVNVGPGGYQAEEQAPVGYVGMLSPGGRRAQTPTTQTKEVMVRSYVQAQQALMWGDQLASKGGEAGMGPGSEPGQCQAMQAPLYLSPKYSGYQAKPDHLQGLAETPHLLNAPCFNPEMVPHPPGGPKPPGHQNSLNYAGNLPPPSHSYEGVEASSRRVLRLPPARPTPEGPGNALLYYPGQGTHLQVGKGGQKLLGQTAASCGGPGHYGGSLEGLKGSSYYYPDSGERVANSLDSLDLENTHLDFAAIVEDAETAALPGPPSPAGGLLLPASGGANMAVGDMSSMLSTLAGESHFLNSLC; this is encoded by the exons gCTCACGGTTCTCAACGCCCCGTGGTGCAGGCAAACTGGGCAAGAAGCGGGCCCTGTCCATCTCACCCCTGTCAGACTCTAGCATTGACCTGCAGACGGTAATCCGCACCTCACCCAACTCCCTCGTTGCATTCATCAACTCCCGCTGCGCCTCTGCCGGTGGCTCCTATGGCCACCTCTCCATCAGCACCATCAG TCCATCGGTGGGGTACCAGAGTCCACCGCGTCAGCAGAAGGGCCAAGGCCACCTGTACAgccacacccccccaccaccaccatgtaGTTCCCACGAACACCCGTCCACCCGCCCGGGGCTCCTGCACCATGCCCCAGCTCGTGGGACCCTCAAACACTGCCAG CAGCTAAAGTTGGAGTGGAGCCTGAGCAGCCCTCTGACTGTCAGATACCCAGAGGAGAGATCCGAATGTGACATCTCCAGTCCAGCTTCCACAGGCACCCAG GACCCCTTGCTGGGGATGCTCGATGTTCGTGAAGATCTGGAGAAGGAAGACGGGAAACCTGAGTCTGAGACTGTGTATGAAACCAATTGCTACTGGGACGGCTGTGCCAAGGAGTTCGATACGCAGGAGCAGCTGGTGCAT CACATCAACAACGAGCATATCCATGGGGAGAAGAAGGAGTTTGTGTGCCACTGGGCAGCGTGTTCCCGGGAGCAGAGGCCATTCAAGGCTCAGTACATGTTGGTGGTCCACATGCGACGTCACACAGGCGAGAAACCTCACAAATGCACG TTCGAGGGCTGTAACAAGGCCTACTCACGCCTGGAGAACCTCAAGACGCATCTACGCTCACACACGGGTGAAAAACCCTACGTGTGTGAACACGAGGGTTGCAACAAGGCCTTCTCCAATGCTTCTGACCGGGCCAAGCATCAAAACCGTACCCACTCCAATGAG aaGCCCTACGTGTGCAAGATTCCAGGCTGCACGAAGCGCTACACAGACCCCAGTTCCCTGCGCAAACATGTGAAGACGGTGCATGGTCCCGATGCCCATGTCACCAAGAAGCACCGAGGGGATGTCGTGCCAGGCCGTGCACTTCCCACCCCCAGTGGGCCCCCGGACATGAAGCAGGAGAAAGACACAAATGGCCCCACGGAGGCCAGGAAGGACGATGGCAAACTCTTGGTGCCTGACTTGGCCTTG AAgccgcagcccagcccaggcgGGCAGTCCTCCTGCAGCAGCGACCACTCCCCGCTCGGCAGCACCACTAACAACGACAGTGGGGTGGAGATGGCGGGCAACGCGGGTGGGAGCTACGAGGATCTGTCCACACTGGAGGATGTGGTGCCCGGTGAGCCCATGGGTACCTCAGGGCTCATGGCCCTCCACAAGCTAGAAAATCTTCGGATTGACAAACTGAAGCAGATGAGGAAGCCATCAGCTACCAACAGCCTGAATTTGCCAGCCATCCCTGGAGCCG gcCTGCCTGGGGAGGTGCCCGGCGTCTCCGTGCCACCACCGGCTGCCTCGCACCGGCGCGTTGCAGAGCTGtcagcagcagagatgggcaTGCCGCTGAACGAGCGCCGGAGCAGCGCCACCAGTACCGTAAGCTCAGCCTACACGGTGAGCCGGCGCTCGTCCCTGGTGTCCCCGTACCTGGCTGGGCCATGTCTGGGCGGCGAGGCAGGGGCACTGCCCGGCGGGGCAGGCCTGGCAGACGGCTATGACCCCATCTCTCCGGACGCGTCACGACGCTCCAGCGATGCCAGCCACTGCGGGGGGCTGCCGGGTGTGGGCAGCCTTACCCTGGCCCAGCGCTACCGCCTCAAGGCCAAATACGCTGCAGCCACAGGTGGCCCCCCTCCAACCCCGCTGCCCAGCAGGGAGCGGGTGGGCATGGGTGGCCCCAGCAGCTTACCTGGGGACCACCTTGGGCCAGCTGAACCCTGCTACCTTGCAAACGGTTTGCTGCGAAGGCACAGTTCCAATGACTACCCTGGCTACGCAGGCAGTGTTCCCCCTCACCTGGTGCCTCGGAATGGTGTGCGGCGGGCCAGCGACCCTGCCCGGACCACGGCCAACCCTCATGCTGTGCCCAAGGTGCATCGTTTTAAGAGCATGGGTAACGTGAATGTGCCAGGAGTGGGCAGAACTGCTCTGCAGCCCTTGGGTGGTTCTGATGCCAACCTTCAGCGCCACGTCTTCTCCCCACGCCCACCCAGCATCAGTGAAAACGTCTTCCTGGAGAGCGTGAGCATAGAGGGCCCTGGCCCAGGCACAGACTCTGGCTTGCTAGAGATGGAACAGTACTTGAACTACCCTGAGGAAAGCTTCCCATGCCAGGGGACAGGTGTGGAGCTCCAGTGCGAAGGCCTCTATGGCAGCACTCACCGGACCACGGGGGGTATGCAGCTGAACCCAGGAGGGCACGGGGACATGGAGGAGGGGTTGCTGCAGTCCGAATTCTCCCTGCCTCAGTGCCAGATGAACCAGCACTTCACAAGTATGCATGCCGGCAACAGGACCATGCCAGCTGCTTGGGATGAACCTCTCCAAGGCAATCTGGAAATGAGTTCTGGGCAGCCAAGTGTcagtgcctctgctgctgccatgtCTGGGCCACACTGTCACCATCAAAGTACTGAGTACCCACTACCCAGTTCTTGTGGGCAGCAACCCAAACTTGTGAGCTCGTGCCAGGACAGTGGATTTTCTGGGAGGCACCGGCTTAACCGACTACAGATCAAATCTGAGCAGCGTTACCCAGCACCTGCCCCAGCACTTGCTCCCTGCCAGAACACTAAGCTTGCTGGGCCCGTGCAGCCTCCTGCGTCATTTGGCCAAGCCGTGAATGTAGGGCCTGGTGGTTACCAGGCTGAGGAACAGGCGCCTGTCGGTTACGTGGGCATGTTGAGCCCGGGGGGTAGAAGAGCCCAGACCCCCACCACGCAGACCAAAGAAGTGATGGTCCGTAGCTACGTGCAGGCCCAGCAGGCTCTGATGTGGGGAGACCAGCTAGCATCCAAAGGAGGGGAGGCCGGCATGGGGCCGGGCAGTGAGCCTGGGCAGTGCCAAGCCATGCAAGCACCACTGTACCTCAGCCCCAAGTACTCTGGTTACCAGGCCAAACCCGATCACCTGCAGGGTCTGGCAGAGACCCCACACCTCCTAAATGCCCCATGCTTCAACCCAGAGATGGTGCCACACCCTCCTGGTGGCCCTAAGCCACCTGGTCACCAAAACAGTCTGAACTATGCGGGCAACCTGCCTCCGCCAAGTCATTCCTATGAGGGGGTGGAAGCCAGCTCCCGGCGTGTACTTCGCttgccccctgcccgccccacacCTGAGGGGCCCGGTAACGCCCTGCTGTATTACCCAGGCCAGGGCACACATCTACAGGTGGGCAAAGGTGGGCAGAAGCTGCTGGGCCAAACGGCAGCCAGCTGTGGGGGTCCCGGGCATTATGGTGGGAGCTTGGAAGGACTCAAAGGCAGTTCATATTACTACCCAGATTCAGGGGAGCGGGTGGCCAACAGCCTGGACTCCCTGGACCTGGAGAATACGCACCTTGACTTTGCTGCCATTGTGGAAGATGCAGAGACGGCTGCGCTGCCTGGGCCCCCGAGCCCGGCGGGgggcctcctcctgcctgcgtCTGGTGGTGCCAACATGGCTGTGGGCGACATGAGCTCCATGTTGAGCACTCTGGCAGGGGAGAGCCATTTCCTCAACTCCCTGTGCTAA